A single genomic interval of Microbacterium sp. BLY harbors:
- a CDS encoding transposase: MAAPTLDDIAAALYAGPPDEFTTARNAQAKELDDRALSAEVKALRKPSVAAWVVNVFAQERAAQLGEALALAAELREAQDDLDAPALAKLGRERRALTRRLAETAADLAGSRGERVTPATRDAVEQTISAAFFDPDAAAAVASGRLIRALEPSGSTDDIRDAVAGTLPTLGPPPERPADELQERRRRRDAERQVAAAEKDLAAAERALAKEDDAVQALSARAEELADGIAELEAQLEKLHQEADRVERDRPAAEKRRTAAAERKDAAVDAVEAAREALDDL, translated from the coding sequence ATGGCCGCTCCGACCCTCGATGACATCGCGGCGGCGCTGTACGCCGGACCGCCCGACGAGTTCACGACCGCCCGGAACGCCCAGGCCAAGGAGCTCGACGACCGAGCGCTCTCTGCGGAGGTGAAGGCCCTCCGCAAGCCGTCGGTCGCCGCCTGGGTCGTCAACGTGTTCGCACAGGAGCGCGCGGCGCAGCTGGGGGAGGCTCTGGCGCTCGCCGCGGAGCTGCGCGAGGCGCAGGACGACCTGGACGCCCCGGCACTGGCGAAGCTCGGCCGGGAACGCCGGGCGCTGACCCGACGGCTCGCCGAGACCGCCGCAGACCTCGCCGGCTCCCGCGGAGAACGGGTGACGCCGGCGACGCGCGATGCGGTCGAGCAGACGATCTCCGCGGCGTTCTTCGATCCGGATGCCGCGGCCGCCGTGGCGTCCGGTCGGCTCATCCGCGCGCTGGAGCCGTCGGGGTCGACCGACGACATCCGCGATGCGGTGGCCGGGACGCTCCCCACCCTCGGACCCCCGCCGGAGCGGCCGGCGGACGAGCTTCAGGAGCGACGGAGGCGCCGGGACGCGGAGCGGCAGGTGGCGGCTGCTGAGAAGGATCTCGCGGCGGCGGAGCGCGCGCTCGCGAAGGAGGACGACGCGGTGCAGGCGCTGAGCGCTCGCGCCGAGGAGCTGGCCGACGGCATCGCCGAGCTGGAAGCACAGCTGGAGAAGCTGCACCAGGAGGCCGACCGCGTCGAGCGCGACCGTCCCGCCGCCGAGAAGAGGCGCACGGCGGCCGCGGAGAGGAAGGACGCCGCTGTGGACGCCGTGGAAGCGGCGCGCGAGGCCCTCGACGACCTCTGA
- a CDS encoding alpha/beta hydrolase, with protein MSDDLGRAVVADLCRIPNPESIDRTESVELGGVVQFVSIRGRSTRHPVLIVCHGGPALPSLPSSWVWQRGVEDYFTVVNYDQRASGKSAGSVPDGIDLSVDRYVDDLVELIGWLQGELGVQKVGVLGHSWGTVLGLTLARRRPDLLWAYIGVGQVISGPENEEESFRHAMRSAVADRNERAISELQALGEYPGEEPLTVERIVTCRRWAQYYGGLSAYRSDFAYFTESQELSPYYTDADLALIGVGQRATMPEVLPALLGFDARDQTAFEVPMLQFLGRHDWTTPTAPVTRWLENVTAPSTHVVWFENSAHLCMFEEPGKFLVSLVTHALPHAVAAGDTSKGGSTESPVPT; from the coding sequence ATGAGTGACGACCTCGGCCGCGCAGTGGTTGCGGATCTCTGCCGGATCCCGAACCCGGAGTCGATCGACCGGACGGAGTCCGTCGAACTCGGCGGTGTCGTCCAGTTCGTCTCGATCCGTGGCCGCAGCACGCGGCACCCCGTGCTCATCGTCTGCCACGGTGGTCCGGCCCTGCCGTCGCTGCCCTCGTCGTGGGTCTGGCAACGAGGCGTGGAGGACTACTTCACGGTCGTCAACTACGACCAGCGCGCGAGCGGCAAGTCCGCGGGCTCCGTGCCCGACGGCATCGATCTCAGCGTCGACCGGTATGTCGACGATCTCGTGGAACTGATCGGGTGGCTTCAGGGGGAGCTGGGGGTGCAGAAGGTCGGGGTGCTCGGGCACAGCTGGGGGACGGTCCTCGGGCTCACTCTGGCCCGGCGGCGCCCCGACCTGCTGTGGGCCTACATCGGCGTCGGCCAGGTCATCTCCGGTCCCGAGAACGAGGAGGAGAGCTTCCGCCACGCGATGCGGAGTGCGGTCGCGGACCGGAACGAGCGGGCGATCTCCGAGTTGCAGGCACTCGGGGAGTACCCCGGTGAGGAGCCGTTGACCGTCGAGCGGATCGTGACCTGCCGGAGATGGGCGCAGTACTACGGCGGGCTCTCGGCCTATCGCTCCGACTTCGCATACTTCACCGAGTCGCAGGAGCTGTCTCCGTACTACACGGACGCCGACCTGGCTCTCATCGGCGTCGGGCAGCGGGCGACCATGCCCGAGGTGCTGCCGGCCCTGCTCGGCTTCGACGCCCGCGATCAGACGGCGTTCGAGGTGCCGATGCTCCAGTTCCTCGGGCGCCACGACTGGACGACGCCCACGGCACCCGTCACGCGGTGGCTGGAGAACGTGACGGCACCCTCGACGCACGTCGTCTGGTTCGAGAACTCCGCGCACCTGTGCATGTTCGAGGAGCCCGGGAAGTTCCTCGTGAGCCTCGTGACCCACGCGCTGCCGCATGCGGTCGCCGCTGGGGACACGAGCAAGGGCGGATCGACGGAATCCCCCGTGCCGACATAG
- a CDS encoding phosphotransferase: MREEVLEGGNASGPVVRVGDTVRKTWTPATPHVISYVQAVRDGGVDAPEPLGRDAQGRQIIEFIPGTLAMDSAPLSAAELGRVGGMVRRIHDVSARYVPAADAVWESPLSAPAGDLICHNDLAPWNLMLGDRWVFIDWDGASPGSRSWDLAFSAQTFALPDPTRDPQRSAEDLAAFVDGYGADEDLRAVLPDMMRRRTQAMLDLLRSSAEVGREPWGTMYRTGHGAHWASVLDYVTAHRDVWQRALE, encoded by the coding sequence ATGCGCGAGGAAGTCCTGGAAGGCGGCAACGCCAGCGGGCCCGTCGTGCGGGTCGGGGACACCGTCCGCAAGACGTGGACACCGGCGACTCCGCACGTCATCTCGTATGTGCAGGCGGTGCGCGACGGTGGTGTCGATGCGCCCGAGCCGCTCGGCAGAGACGCGCAGGGGCGGCAGATCATCGAGTTCATCCCCGGCACGCTTGCGATGGACTCCGCGCCCCTCTCCGCCGCCGAGCTGGGTCGCGTGGGCGGGATGGTGCGCCGGATCCATGACGTATCGGCGCGCTATGTCCCCGCCGCTGATGCGGTGTGGGAATCGCCCCTGTCGGCGCCGGCGGGCGATCTCATCTGCCACAACGACCTGGCACCGTGGAACCTCATGCTCGGCGACCGCTGGGTCTTCATCGATTGGGACGGCGCCTCCCCGGGCAGCCGGTCGTGGGACCTCGCCTTCTCGGCGCAGACGTTCGCGCTTCCCGATCCGACCAGGGACCCGCAGCGCTCCGCCGAAGACCTCGCGGCGTTCGTCGACGGCTACGGCGCCGATGAGGACCTTCGCGCGGTGCTCCCGGACATGATGCGTCGGCGCACGCAGGCGATGCTCGACCTGCTGCGCTCGTCCGCGGAGGTGGGTCGCGAGCCGTGGGGGACGATGTACCGCACGGGTCACGGGGCGCACTGGGCGTCGGTGCTCGACTACGTCACCGCGCACCGGGATGTGTGGCAGCGCGCGCTGGAGTGA
- a CDS encoding helix-turn-helix transcriptional regulator, whose protein sequence is MTNASVLVRAARKSSGLTQKDLAERTNVDQGRVSRVEGGREAEFSTVERFLRGAGYRLYSAPTRRDDAATIAAAIRGYLRAGDKHSALREFIQLSDNLNAEHGLVRGVLGLAEPEPTGDRVWDAALAALVDLRLREEGLPTPAWVDGPNRRVQVPRTLDVDPADPIPAPDDVPTEFLERGVLVWQDTLTSV, encoded by the coding sequence GTGACCAACGCATCAGTGCTCGTGCGCGCTGCGCGGAAGAGCAGCGGGCTCACGCAGAAGGATCTCGCCGAGCGAACCAACGTCGATCAAGGCCGCGTATCTCGAGTGGAAGGTGGCCGCGAGGCTGAGTTCAGCACAGTCGAACGCTTCCTCCGTGGCGCCGGCTATCGCCTGTACTCCGCACCAACGCGACGGGACGACGCGGCGACCATCGCGGCGGCGATCCGCGGGTACCTGCGAGCGGGCGACAAGCACAGCGCGCTTCGCGAGTTCATCCAGCTGAGCGACAACCTCAACGCCGAGCACGGCCTCGTACGCGGGGTTCTCGGTCTCGCGGAACCCGAGCCGACCGGTGACCGCGTCTGGGATGCCGCCCTGGCAGCGCTCGTGGATCTTCGCCTCCGCGAGGAGGGGCTCCCCACCCCGGCGTGGGTCGACGGCCCGAACAGGAGGGTCCAGGTACCCCGAACCCTGGACGTCGATCCGGCGGATCCGATCCCGGCGCCCGACGACGTGCCCACGGAGTTCCTCGAGCGTGGTGTCCTTGTCTGGCAAGACACGCTGACGAGCGTCTGA